From the Triticum urartu cultivar G1812 chromosome 4, Tu2.1, whole genome shotgun sequence genome, the window TTACttattttgctccatatgtattCCGCATTGGAATTTCtataaagacttatatttgggaacggaaGGAGTAGAACCTAGGGCCTCTTTAATTCAAAGGATTTTCGAACGTGGGAGTAGAAAAACATGGTTGCAATGTCATGTCCATCCGAATCCCACTAAGATTTGGTTGTTTGATTGCATCACACGAAAAACAAAGAACTCTTTCCAAAAGATTTGCGTGGATGCAAAATTTCCTCTGAAATATAGTAGAAATAAATCCTTAGGCAAAACTCATATATGATTCAATAATATGAATCAAACGATGGGCATAGAAATTTTTAGGAAGTATTGCAATCCTCTAAAACTTCTATGGAAATCCTATAGGTCACAGGGGGCCTAgagacactagtagaaaacagggctttggtcacgGCTCAATatacacattagtcccggttgcattacgaaccgggactaatgtgagcattagtcccAGTTCGAGCGGCTAAAGGCATTAGTCTCGGTTCAAATGatacctttagtcccggtttgagacacgaaccgggactaaagggtgcgatgccctttagtccctGTTCGTGTCTCaatgtctcaaaccgggactaaaggggttcgtgtctcaaactctaccccccccctcgtgtatcgccatttcagttttaaaaaaaacaaaaaaaagtaataaaaatttcaaaaaataaaatcctttgagatctagttatattactacatttactagttaggaaaatttaaaaacttaaatttagACACGTTTTACAAAGAGTGTAGGGAAAaagtaaaacggctataacttttgcatacgatgtcggaaaaaaacgtataatatatcaaaatgttcagcatgaaaatccgcatccgattttgCGTGCTTTCATTTTGCAAGGACCTCCTTGCCTGAAATAACTCCCATATAAACCGTAGGACTGTATATTTGTTTTAACGATTTTTTAGTGAGATCTATGAGAAACCTAGCtgggcctctttgattcaaaggattttcataaCGTAGGAATGAGAAATCATGTCCATCCGTATCCCACAAAGATTTGGTTGTTTGATTGCATTGTAGGAAAAAACAAATGGTTGTCGCCGACCACCAAACGACCCGCTCAGCCAAGCACAGCGGCCTGCCAGGCCAGCAATTTGAAGGTAACACTTCAACAAATGTTTCAAAGATTTAGAAAGTCTTGTATCAGAAATGTCTTTCCTGCAAGGGGGCAATAGCAATTGGCAGCAAATCTGCCAACGAAAGTTACAAGAACAGTGCGTGAATGCTGATGTGCTATACACGTGCAGTTAACCAACACAAAGGAATTAATAATTAACGCACTCACTGAAGCAAAGAAGATCAGAGCCATGACCAAGCTAATCTCGGGCCAACATGGTGtgcgggcgggcgggcgggcggtCGTGCGTGATGGCCTACGTTGGCACCGTCCGCATCCTTTCTTCAAGCTTGCGCTAAACCTGAACCAGATATGATCTGCTGACTCCATGCATGGTCCAACAACACCCGCACCGTCAGCATCCATCTCACTGTCTAGTCTTATCTATCATGCATCTTTTTTATTTTTGTGTTGTGTTCATTCTCTCGTTCAGCCGGTCTACATCTTAGGACTAGTAAATATCTCCTCCGCTGCCCTGGGAGAATATCTTCTGAATTAGGGCTATGTTTTCCCACTAAGCTTGCCAATTAAGAGGTATGTACCCACGTCACCTCGAATTAAAGATGACAATGTTCGTTAGCGACGGCGGTCCTTAATCCCCCAAATGCGAGGCTTATTGGCAGAGTGGATAACCATCTAGCCCCACTTGACACTTGTTTACAAATTAGTCGGGCCCATATTAAAGTTGGCACCCATGATAGAATTATAAAGGTATCTAGCTTACATGAATTATAGTTTGTGTTGTCCTCCCACTAACCAGTCCTCTTGTGTACTTTCCTGCACTTGAACTACTTGTGTTGATGTGGTAAAGCGGACCGAAAACCTAATATTGAGAGTACAACACACATATAACAAAGTGAAACGAACATAAACATACAAAACCAAATGGTGTGCACGTCCACTAAATAGATTATACTTGTGGTAGCTACCATGCTACGTACACACTAGCAAATTTAACTTTCATGTTACCAGAAGAGGGCATCATGTTCTGAATACTAGCTTAGTTTACTATTTACATAAGAAATTATGAGAAACTAATTGTGAAACATGACTTTCGTAACTCAATTTATGGACTTGAAAGAAATTATGTACTTCAAGTTTACTATTTACATATTACATTGATGTAGTATATATCTTTTAGAAATTTTGTGTTCTCTCCGATCCAAATTACTTGTCACAGCTCTAGTAATATGGATCAGAGACGGTAACTCGATTTCTGTACTTAAGGTATTCTATTCTAATCTATCATGCAtctttttgtttgtgttgtgTTCATTCCTGCGCTCAACCAGTCTGCATCTTAGGACTAGTAAATATCCCCTCCGCTACTTGAAGAATATCTCCTGAATTAGGCATATGTTTTCACACTAAGCTTACCAATTAAGAGGTACATATCCACATCACCTGAAATTAAAGATGACAATGTTCGTTAGCAACGGCGGTCCTTTCAACCCCCAAGTGTTTGGGATTAATATCAAGATCAGGCTTAACATAGTGGATAATTATATAACCCCACTTGACACTTCTTCAAAAATTAGTCAGACTAGTTTAACAGTTTTAACACATGACAAAATTAGTCATAATACTTGAATTATAGTAGAACAGACACATATAATAAAGGGAAAAAACATAAACATACAAAGCAAAATATGTGTGTGCTAGTTCGACTGAATAACATCATACAAACCCTAAAGAATAACATAATACACGACTCGTGGTAGCTACCATGCTACAAACACACTAGCAAATTTGATCTAAGTGATATTGGAAAGCACATCATGTTCTGAATAGTACCTTACTTACTATTCACATAAGAAAATTTTGAGATACTTATGATGGTGAAATTTGACTTTCTTAACTCGATTAGTGGACTTCAATTATGTTTGGAACTTTGTGACACTGTAGATAGACGTACATTATGTTGATGTAGTGTATATATTTTAGCACCTTTTTTTTTGTGTAACACTTTGCTAGTCTAACAATGTATTGATAGCACAGTCACGAAAATAAAAGGAgaaggtggaggcggtggcgggaGCTGGAGAATGACGAGGCGGCAGTAGCGGCAATTGCAGTTAGGGTATAGCGTAGCGAAGTGAGGATTGATCTCAAGACATGTGAATGGAGATCTAACGGCTCAGGTGAAAACAAACCAAGTTCCACTGCCCATGCCAAATACATACATCAAAATCATAATTCCTAAAAAACATTGGTGTATTATTATACAACGGTATTAAGTTTACAAGTGTATTTTACCAGCCACCAGCGATTCTCGGCAGGAAACGTAATGGAGGAAATCGCTGTAAACATTACATGCCCAAAACGGCGACCCAACCCAAGCATCCGGAACAAACCCAACCGTCTATTTTTTTGCCAAGCAATGTTTTAAGGGGTTATTTTGGAGGAAAGCTTTGGCATAAATCTCCTTAAATTTCAGACTCAATAACATCATGAATATCCATTCTTGCAGACAAGATAAATAAGCAGATTTTCACATCGTTTTCAAAAGAAAGGTTTAAAAAGATTCAGAAGTTACACATCAAAATCTCAGCACAGTCAGCCAAATTTACTTGCGCCGCCAGGTCGTAGTATAAAGCTAACCTCACCTCCACACAAAAACATCATCCGTTACTcgatcatcaatttcatcattctATTGCCAATACTGTTCTTGCGAAACACACGGCGACTCAAGATCATGGCGGCTGCCAGAGAAAGGAGGCTACCGCAGCTTCACCTCACGCTCGACGCGCCCACGTGGGCCTTCCGGTGCCCCGCCTCGGCGCCGGTCACCGCGGCGACGCCGTCCACCTCGGCGGCTCGGCCGGACGGTGAGTTCCGCCTGATCGACTTCGACAGGCTCTCCGTCCTTGGTCGCGGGAACGGCGGCACCGTCCACAAGGTCTCGCACCGCCGCACGTCGGCGCTGTACGCGCTCAAGATCATTCACCGCGGCCACCCCGGCGCCGACGAGGAGGTAGAAGTTGTACGGCGCGTCGACTCCCCGCACATCGTCCGGTGCCACTCGGTGCTCCCGACGGCGTCCGGCGACTCCGCCTTACTCCTCGAGCTGATGGACGGCGGTTCGCTCGACTCGCTCGTCCGCGCCGGCCAGGGAGGCTTCCCGGAGGAGGCCCTTGCGGAGGTGGCCGCGCAGGCGTTGTCTGGCCTAGCATACCTCCGCGCCCGCCGCGTTGTCCACCGCGACATCAAGCCGGCCAACCTCCTTATCAACAAAGCCGGGCAAGTCAAGATCGCCGACTTCGGCATAGCCGAGGTCGTCTCCCGCGCCGGCAAATACCGCGCGGCCTACGAGGGCACCGCCGCGTACATGAGCCCCGAGCGCTTCGACACGGAGCGGTCGTTgcagggcgacggcgacgaggagggcCCCGTCGACCCCTACGCCGCCGACGTGTGGGGGCTGGGGGTGACCGTCCTGGAGCTCCTCATGGGGCGGTACCCGCTGCTCCCCGCCGGGCAGGAGCTGAGCTGGGCGGCGCTCATGTGCGCCGTGTGCTTCGGCGAGCTGCCGGCACTTAGCGACGGTGCAGCGTCGCCGGAGCTCCGGAGTTTCGTGGCCGCTTGCCTACAGAAGGACCACCGGAAGCGAGCTTCCGTCTCAGAGCTGCTCGTGCACCCATTCGTCGCCGGGAGAGACGTAGCGGCGTCGAGACGGGCGCTAGGCGAAGTGATCAAGCAGCGGTGCTGATAGGCGTGTAAAACTGTAAATGTTGAACTGTCACATTCTCTAATCGTAAATACCTAAGCTAGGCATTTGCACATACAAATAGTGTACCATACTTTGAACTTGTGAGGGTCTTACTCTCTAAGGGTGTGTTTGACTGGGGAACAAAGTGGAATGGAATGTCATGGTTCCGTGACATTCCGTTCCACTGGAATGGGTTGATTCTGTTTCTATGTTTGGTTGGGCCTAATAAGTATAATGGAACGGTTCTGTTTTAGTGTTTGGTTGGAGATACGTGATTGAAGTCATTTGATTCATCTCACCTAATATCACTCATATACATTTCAAAAATCTGTCAAAACATAACCTAAAAAACTGTCAAAAAACAAGTCATTTACTCAAAATCGTGTTGCTGTGATTTGGAAAAGCCACCAAGATTCAGAACATAATAATGGTCACAAATCGTTGTGGCAACTGCTTGTCGCGGCTGCTTGTCCAGGTGTGGCACATGTCTTCTGAGGTGCAGCCTCCTGTCGTGATCCAACTTTGCTCGCGGTCATCCACAGCTGCCTGACGTGGAGCATCGCCGGAGATCCGGAGCGACCCGACGTGAAGCGTCGCCGGAGATCCGCAGCAACCCGACGTGAAGCCTCGCCGGAGATCCGCAGCGACCCGACGTGGAGCATCGCCGGAGATCCGGAGCAGCCCGACGCGGAGATCAGCAGCAGCCCGACGTGGAGCTGATAGGAGAGGGAGATGTGTCGCCGGA encodes:
- the LOC125553461 gene encoding mitogen-activated protein kinase kinase 9-like, whose amino-acid sequence is MAAARERRLPQLHLTLDAPTWAFRCPASAPVTAATPSTSAARPDGEFRLIDFDRLSVLGRGNGGTVHKVSHRRTSALYALKIIHRGHPGADEEVEVVRRVDSPHIVRCHSVLPTASGDSALLLELMDGGSLDSLVRAGQGGFPEEALAEVAAQALSGLAYLRARRVVHRDIKPANLLINKAGQVKIADFGIAEVVSRAGKYRAAYEGTAAYMSPERFDTERSLQGDGDEEGPVDPYAADVWGLGVTVLELLMGRYPLLPAGQELSWAALMCAVCFGELPALSDGAASPELRSFVAACLQKDHRKRASVSELLVHPFVAGRDVAASRRALGEVIKQRC